Proteins encoded in a region of the Paenibacillus sp. E222 genome:
- a CDS encoding NINE protein, with protein sequence MSKRSKIIDILLCLFLGVFGIHRFYEGKIVTGILYLFTVGFLGLGVLIDLLQIIFGCRTDKNKLPIGKPNKKLGKIAMVLSVLIATGLWLLFGFLIFKQILNQPMIEKKYYNKVDAAYPIEKKYTRLGEFKTSDIEFKSDEKLFDKFKVWYPSLLEQSSEKHPIVVIANGTGVPFSKFSEVFKHLASWGFVVIGNDDDSSWSGQSSSDALKFILGLNSDTDSIFYDRLDTNNIGISGHSQGGVGAINAVTRFSNSDMFTSIYTASTPGLELAKSLKWDYDVTQIKIPYFMLASTGESDAELISPYKSLYENYSDLSKGIPAVMARRKNVEHGHTLSHADGYMTAWFRYTLMNDNEASKVFRGNAPEIMKNTTNWQDVRVKNLD encoded by the coding sequence TTGTCAAAAAGGTCGAAAATTATAGATATTCTACTTTGTTTATTTTTGGGTGTATTTGGAATACACCGGTTTTATGAAGGAAAAATAGTCACTGGCATATTATATCTTTTTACAGTTGGTTTTTTAGGGCTGGGTGTTTTAATTGATTTGCTCCAGATCATTTTTGGTTGTAGGACTGATAAAAATAAGCTTCCCATTGGGAAACCCAATAAGAAGCTCGGTAAGATAGCTATGGTACTTTCTGTTCTCATTGCAACAGGGTTATGGCTACTGTTCGGTTTTTTAATTTTCAAACAGATTCTGAATCAGCCTATGATCGAAAAGAAGTATTACAATAAAGTTGATGCTGCCTACCCCATTGAAAAAAAATATACCAGACTTGGAGAATTCAAAACTAGCGACATTGAATTTAAAAGTGATGAAAAATTATTCGATAAGTTTAAAGTATGGTATCCCTCATTACTTGAGCAAAGCTCTGAAAAACACCCTATCGTTGTTATAGCCAATGGTACCGGTGTACCATTTTCGAAATTTAGTGAAGTCTTTAAACATCTGGCTTCTTGGGGATTTGTCGTTATAGGAAATGATGATGATAGCTCGTGGTCGGGACAGTCATCTTCCGACGCTTTAAAATTTATTTTAGGCTTGAATAGTGATACAGATAGTATCTTTTATGATAGGTTAGATACAAATAACATTGGCATATCTGGACATTCACAAGGAGGAGTTGGAGCCATCAATGCGGTAACTAGATTCAGCAACAGTGATATGTTTACGTCGATCTATACTGCCAGCACGCCGGGGTTGGAACTTGCTAAATCCTTAAAATGGGACTACGACGTTACCCAAATAAAAATACCATATTTCATGTTAGCAAGCACAGGCGAATCGGATGCGGAACTCATTTCACCTTACAAATCATTATATGAGAACTATTCCGATCTAAGTAAAGGCATACCTGCTGTCATGGCAAGAAGGAAAAATGTCGAGCATGGTCACACTCTTTCTCACGCAGATGGATATATGACAGCTTGGTTTCGTTATACTCTGATGAATGATAATGAAGCAAGTAAGGTATTTCGTGGGAACGCTCCGGAAATCATGAAGAATACAACAAATTGGCAAGATGTAAGAGTTAAAAATTTGGATTAG
- a CDS encoding TetR/AcrR family transcriptional regulator: protein MTKSLLELMENRSFDEITITDIVKNALVGRASFYRNFFSKEDVLKQYLLRLISEWGTEFENSENPNIVVSLFGHYKKYSQYYLLLYRSGLSYLVLDNIRTVCGPKPDQDDIPAYFSAWFAGALFGWIDEWITRGMKQEPEEMARLLEEVDRRSKEMI from the coding sequence ATTACAAAATCTCTCTTAGAACTTATGGAAAATCGCTCATTCGATGAAATCACCATAACGGATATAGTGAAAAATGCTTTAGTCGGCCGTGCGTCCTTTTATCGAAACTTCTTTAGTAAAGAAGATGTATTAAAACAGTATCTACTCCGTTTGATTAGCGAATGGGGGACAGAATTTGAAAATAGTGAAAATCCCAACATTGTTGTAAGTTTGTTCGGTCATTATAAAAAGTATAGCCAGTATTACCTTCTGCTTTATCGTTCAGGTTTATCCTATTTGGTATTAGATAATATTAGGACGGTATGTGGTCCAAAGCCAGATCAAGATGATATACCCGCATACTTTAGCGCATGGTTTGCCGGAGCCTTGTTTGGTTGGATTGACGAATGGATTACACGGGGGATGAAACAAGAACCTGAGGAAATGGCGAGGTTATTAGAGGAGGTTGATCGGCGTTCTAAAGAAATGATTTAA
- a CDS encoding pectin acetylesterase-family hydrolase translates to MSNKIKQKKLKKRWKISALVLGILVIIGVVGYVGLQNFLKWKAPELSGEPKVGEWYRITPEGTKSSNGKDWHSLIKVGKENKTLVYFFGGGLAVDEYTAARPLNDDGGFYADYADVDFGVKFGIASNNKENPFKDWTILAIPYSTGDLHAGSGEYEYTDLNGNKQILYHNGYINYTSFMKEAMKYIPNPDTLLIAGFSAGGFGTSLLADDIITQYFPQVNNVTVAVDSSLLLTDTWHDVAENMWQTPKEISDRLVSDNITLDSLTSLSKKYGNKIKILFGSSLRDEALSTYQSYFRNGILSTTNENGDIYEKDLAKMVADLQENIPNVGIYIWNEIEKNKDGKNLTPHTILPSPNFYSKKYSEDKSIADWIINAINGNINSYGLDLLDK, encoded by the coding sequence ATGAGTAATAAAATCAAACAGAAAAAACTGAAAAAGAGATGGAAAATATCAGCCTTAGTGTTAGGGATTCTAGTAATTATTGGTGTTGTCGGTTATGTAGGATTACAAAATTTTCTGAAATGGAAAGCACCAGAATTAAGTGGTGAACCAAAAGTAGGAGAATGGTATCGTATAACTCCAGAAGGAACTAAGTCTTCAAACGGAAAGGATTGGCATAGTTTAATAAAAGTGGGAAAAGAAAATAAAACATTAGTATATTTCTTTGGTGGTGGATTAGCAGTAGATGAATACACAGCTGCAAGACCTTTAAATGATGACGGCGGTTTTTATGCAGATTATGCTGACGTTGACTTTGGTGTTAAATTTGGAATAGCAAGTAATAATAAAGAAAATCCTTTCAAAGATTGGACAATATTAGCAATACCTTATTCAACAGGAGATCTTCATGCAGGAAGTGGCGAATATGAATATACAGACTTAAATGGTAATAAACAAATTCTTTATCATAATGGATATATTAACTACACTTCTTTTATGAAAGAAGCGATGAAATATATACCTAATCCAGATACACTTCTTATCGCAGGTTTTAGTGCAGGAGGATTTGGTACCTCATTACTTGCAGATGATATTATTACACAGTATTTTCCTCAAGTAAATAATGTAACAGTAGCTGTAGATAGTTCATTACTTTTAACGGACACTTGGCATGATGTCGCTGAAAATATGTGGCAAACGCCAAAAGAGATTTCAGATAGATTAGTGAGTGATAATATTACCTTAGACAGTTTAACCAGCCTATCAAAAAAATATGGTAATAAAATAAAAATTCTATTTGGTAGTTCTTTAAGAGATGAAGCACTAAGCACATACCAATCTTATTTTAGAAATGGAATTTTATCCACAACAAATGAAAATGGCGATATCTATGAAAAAGACCTTGCAAAAATGGTAGCTGATTTACAAGAGAACATTCCTAATGTCGGAATTTATATTTGGAATGAGATAGAGAAAAATAAAGATGGAAAAAATTTAACTCCGCATACCATCTTACCTTCTCCTAATTTTTATAGTAAGAAATATTCAGAAGATAAAAGTATAGCTGACTGGATTATTAATGCAATAAATGGAAATATTAATAGTTATGGACTAGATTTATTGGATAAATAG
- a CDS encoding response regulator transcription factor — translation MLNILVVEDDESTRKLMCVVLQTRGFTTYWAEDGIKALEIIESQHIDLVVLDLMMPNMDGYELTRQLRIFSEYLPILMVTAKQEPKDKRQGFLAGTDDYMIKPVDEEELVLRIKALLRRARIASEQKLTIGNVVLDYDKLAVTRADEVSILPAKEFYLLFKLLSYPNMIFTRLQLMDEIWGMESSTDDHTLTVHINRLRNRFRDWKEFEIIAVRGLGYKAVIQAK, via the coding sequence ATGTTAAATATATTAGTGGTAGAGGATGACGAAAGTACCAGAAAGTTAATGTGTGTGGTCTTACAAACGAGAGGATTCACAACATACTGGGCGGAAGACGGGATAAAAGCGCTAGAGATTATTGAGAGTCAGCATATAGATTTAGTGGTACTTGATTTAATGATGCCTAATATGGACGGTTATGAATTGACACGTCAACTTCGGATATTCTCGGAATACCTCCCAATCTTGATGGTTACCGCCAAACAGGAGCCGAAAGATAAAAGGCAGGGATTTCTTGCTGGTACTGATGACTACATGATAAAACCAGTAGATGAAGAGGAGCTGGTTCTTCGGATTAAAGCGCTCCTACGTAGAGCAAGGATTGCCAGTGAACAAAAGCTAACCATCGGGAACGTTGTACTCGACTATGATAAGCTGGCAGTAACACGCGCAGATGAAGTTAGCATCCTTCCAGCGAAGGAGTTTTACCTGTTATTTAAATTACTTTCATATCCAAACATGATATTCACCCGTCTGCAGCTAATGGATGAAATCTGGGGTATGGAATCGTCAACAGATGACCACACACTTACAGTTCATATTAATCGCTTACGGAACCGTTTCCGAGACTGGAAAGAGTTTGAGATTATCGCGGTTAGAGGACTCGGTTATAAGGCGGTGATTCAAGCAAAATGA
- a CDS encoding aldo/keto reductase, which produces MKTRKLGNSDVTVSTIGLGLMGMSGVYGQSNDEQSIKTIQRAVDIGVNLLDTADVYGNGHNEELLGRALKGRRDQAIVATKFAIGPNFQGVNGHPDYVRKAIEDSLRRLDLDYIDLYYQHRVDPSVPIEETVGAMADLIKEGKVRFLGLSEASAQTIRRAHSVHPISALQTEYSLWSRDVENEILPVINELGITFVAYSPLSRGFISGEIRKFEDLAADDVRRYLPRFQPDNFQKNVDITDEITRIAKEKGCTPSQLALAWTIAKGALPIPGTRRVHYLEENAGAADITLTSDDLTRIEAVSPESAVQGGRYDENSMKGLNL; this is translated from the coding sequence TTGAAAACAAGAAAATTAGGCAATAGTGATGTTACAGTATCTACTATCGGGTTAGGTCTTATGGGTATGTCTGGGGTATATGGGCAGAGTAATGATGAGCAATCAATCAAAACAATACAAAGAGCTGTGGACATAGGTGTAAATTTGTTAGATACTGCTGATGTGTATGGAAACGGGCATAATGAAGAATTGCTCGGTCGAGCACTGAAAGGCCGTAGAGATCAAGCAATTGTTGCTACGAAGTTTGCAATCGGTCCTAATTTTCAAGGGGTTAATGGGCATCCAGACTATGTAAGAAAAGCAATAGAGGATAGCCTGCGCAGACTAGATCTCGATTATATTGATCTCTATTATCAACATCGCGTGGATCCAAGTGTTCCAATCGAAGAAACAGTTGGAGCTATGGCAGACTTAATTAAGGAAGGGAAAGTTCGTTTTCTCGGGTTATCCGAAGCATCAGCACAAACGATAAGACGTGCTCATTCTGTACATCCTATTTCTGCTCTACAAACGGAATACTCCCTTTGGAGCAGAGACGTAGAGAATGAAATTCTGCCAGTTATTAATGAACTAGGTATTACGTTTGTTGCTTACAGCCCTTTAAGTCGCGGATTTATTTCGGGGGAAATACGAAAATTTGAGGATCTTGCAGCTGATGATGTTCGCAGATATTTACCACGTTTTCAACCAGATAATTTTCAAAAGAATGTAGACATTACAGATGAAATTACAAGAATTGCTAAAGAAAAAGGATGTACACCTTCACAGTTGGCATTGGCTTGGACGATCGCTAAAGGTGCGCTACCAATACCAGGCACAAGACGTGTCCATTATTTAGAGGAGAATGCTGGTGCTGCGGATATCACGCTGACATCAGATGACTTGACACGAATTGAAGCTGTTAGCCCTGAATCAGCCGTTCAAGGTGGGAGATACGATGAAAATAGTATGAAAGGTCTCAATCTCTAG